In Aeromicrobium marinum DSM 15272, one genomic interval encodes:
- a CDS encoding TetR/AcrR family transcriptional regulator — protein sequence MGHKYSRDEILTAAVTSVLTDGLHRLTYGRVAREIGTSDRVVAYYFPTTADLAGAVLGAMGADLQAALDAAVGAPVPDHRMLLSAAWPSLAQTDHDALFAVYFEAAGLAAAGREPYATHVPALVEAWVQWAADHLQGSADRRRSEAEATIASIDGLLLVRQLLGVEAAARAAEVLVGPT from the coding sequence GTGGGCCACAAGTACTCGCGGGACGAGATCCTCACCGCCGCCGTCACCTCGGTGCTCACCGACGGGCTCCACCGCCTCACCTACGGCCGGGTGGCCCGGGAGATCGGCACCAGCGACCGGGTGGTCGCCTACTACTTCCCGACCACGGCGGACCTGGCGGGCGCGGTCCTGGGGGCGATGGGCGCCGACCTGCAGGCCGCGCTGGACGCGGCCGTCGGTGCACCCGTACCCGACCACCGGATGCTGCTGTCGGCGGCCTGGCCGTCCTTGGCGCAGACCGACCACGACGCGCTGTTCGCGGTGTACTTCGAGGCGGCCGGCCTCGCCGCGGCCGGGCGGGAGCCCTACGCCACCCACGTGCCCGCCCTCGTCGAGGCCTGGGTGCAGTGGGCGGCCGACCACCTGCAGGGGTCCGCCGACCGGCGCCGGAGCGAGGCCGAGGCGACGATCGCGTCGATCGACGGACTCCTGCTCGTGCGGCAGCTGCTCGGTGTCGAGGCGGCAGCACGGGCCGCCGAGGTGCTGGTGGGTCCGACCTGA
- a CDS encoding M23 family metallopeptidase has product MSSSAPKRRLDVRQQSSQRPPAGRRVARRQSRVRRSLRPSFAMVGALALVVAGIGSAVITNKADGSALTANYQAISAAYTGGIAADDGTVDVSRSFDRELLEEQTRIQAEQFEITQQQLAQDTQAAADQLRANQWVLPVAGYRLSARFGQRSSLWSSGMHTGLDFAGPSGSTIVSVAAGTVISAGYEGSYGNRTVIELEDGTEVWYAHQSRMIVRPGETVTAGQTIGYTGSTGNSTGPHLHLEIYPAGSSSPVDPAVVLRTHNVNP; this is encoded by the coding sequence GTGAGTTCGTCCGCGCCCAAGCGCCGACTCGACGTCCGACAGCAGTCCTCGCAACGCCCCCCCGCGGGCCGTCGCGTCGCCCGACGTCAGAGTCGCGTCCGCCGGAGCTTGCGCCCCTCGTTCGCGATGGTCGGCGCCCTGGCCCTGGTCGTCGCCGGCATCGGCTCGGCGGTCATCACCAACAAGGCCGACGGCAGCGCACTCACCGCCAACTACCAGGCGATCTCCGCCGCCTACACCGGCGGCATCGCCGCTGACGACGGCACCGTCGACGTCAGCCGCAGCTTCGACCGTGAGCTGCTCGAGGAGCAGACCCGCATCCAGGCGGAGCAGTTCGAGATCACCCAGCAGCAGCTGGCCCAGGACACCCAGGCCGCCGCCGACCAGCTGCGGGCCAACCAGTGGGTCCTCCCGGTCGCCGGCTACCGCCTCTCGGCCCGCTTCGGCCAGCGCAGCAGCCTCTGGAGCAGCGGCATGCACACCGGCCTGGACTTCGCCGGCCCGTCCGGCTCCACGATCGTCTCGGTCGCTGCCGGAACCGTGATCTCCGCCGGGTACGAGGGCTCGTACGGCAACCGCACCGTCATCGAGCTGGAGGACGGCACCGAGGTCTGGTACGCCCACCAGAGCCGCATGATCGTGCGACCCGGCGAGACCGTGACCGCCGGACAGACGATCGGGTACACCGGATCGACCGGCAACTCCACGGGCCCCCACCTGCACCTGGAGATCTACCCGGCCGGCAGCTCGTCGCCGGTCGATCCCGCCGTCGTGCTGCGCACGCACAACGTCAACCCCTGA
- a CDS encoding GNAT family N-acetyltransferase, translating into MTEPLNPRRAGEADFDELTDLWERSARSTHGFLADEDVSEMRPSVRDLLLPSMDVWVVDVDAEAAAFAGVRDHHVELLYVEPRHHGRGLGSRLLRWTAATTVEVYADNVTGMGFYRSHGFTETRRDPTDVLGRPFPIAHLARRSVTP; encoded by the coding sequence GTGACGGAGCCCCTGAACCCCCGCCGCGCCGGTGAGGCCGACTTCGACGAGCTGACCGACCTGTGGGAGCGGTCGGCACGCAGCACGCACGGGTTCCTCGCCGACGAGGACGTCAGCGAGATGCGGCCCTCCGTGCGCGACCTGCTGCTGCCGTCGATGGACGTCTGGGTCGTCGACGTCGACGCCGAGGCGGCGGCGTTCGCCGGGGTGCGCGACCACCACGTGGAGCTGTTGTACGTCGAGCCCCGCCACCACGGCCGCGGACTCGGCAGCCGGCTGCTGAGGTGGACCGCCGCGACCACCGTCGAGGTCTACGCGGACAACGTCACCGGGATGGGCTTCTACCGGTCCCACGGGTTCACGGAGACCCGCCGCGACCCCACCGACGTCCTGGGCCGGCCGTTCCCGATCGCCCACCTCGCCCGTCGCTCCGTCACACCGTGA
- a CDS encoding CDP-alcohol phosphatidyltransferase family protein: protein MVTSPAPSATFVWDGAPVATWANLVTTVRTAGAVVLGVVGLLEASELLLAIAYGVYWVGDSLDGNVARWTGGETRLGAVYDIVSDRACSAVLIGGLLVVRPDFAPALVIYLLQFMVIDMMLSLGFLHWPLVSPNYFHRVDRVLWRWNWSVPAKTANTTLLLVLLLVAPVAVATVVAVVQLAVKVWSAHRMLTIAAAGQTCSPD, encoded by the coding sequence ATGGTGACTTCCCCGGCCCCGTCCGCCACCTTCGTGTGGGACGGCGCCCCCGTCGCCACGTGGGCGAACCTGGTCACGACCGTCCGCACCGCCGGAGCCGTCGTCCTCGGGGTGGTCGGACTGCTCGAGGCGTCCGAGCTGTTGCTCGCGATCGCCTACGGGGTGTACTGGGTCGGCGACTCCCTCGACGGCAACGTCGCCCGGTGGACCGGCGGCGAGACCCGGCTCGGAGCGGTGTACGACATCGTCAGCGACCGGGCGTGCAGCGCGGTCCTGATCGGCGGACTGCTCGTCGTCCGGCCGGACTTCGCGCCGGCCCTGGTGATCTACCTGCTGCAGTTCATGGTGATCGACATGATGCTGTCACTCGGGTTCCTGCACTGGCCGCTGGTCAGCCCGAACTACTTCCACCGGGTCGACCGCGTGCTCTGGCGCTGGAACTGGTCGGTCCCGGCCAAGACGGCCAACACGACCCTGCTGCTGGTGCTGCTGCTGGTCGCTCCCGTCGCGGTGGCCACCGTGGTCGCCGTGGTGCAGCTGGCCGTCAAGGTCTGGTCCGCCCACCGCATGCTGACGATCGCTGCTGCCGGGCAGACGTGCTCGCCGGACTGA
- the pcrA gene encoding DNA helicase PcrA — MTLPFPVPPAAAPERAPARRAPRSETLLEDLNDAQREAVSHPGGPLLVVAGAGSGKTRVLTRRIAWLMAARGAHPGSILAITFTNKAAAEMRERVAEMVGGASRAMWVSTFHSACVRILRREAATLGYTSSFTVYDAADSRRLMTLVCRDMQLDPKRVNPRAVLAHVSNLKNELVDHESAAGRAENPTEELYAEAYGTYQRRLIAANAMDFDDLIMNTVHLFQAFPAVAESYRRRFRHVLVDEYQDTNHAQYSLIRELCDPESDLLVVGDSDQSIYAFRGASIRNILEFEDDFPDARTILLEQNYRSTQTILSAANAVISRNEGRPEKNLWSAEGEGEKIVGYVADDERDEAQFIADEIDTLTDDGAATPAGVAVFYRTNAQSRIFEEVFIRVGLPYRVVGGVRFYERKEVRDALAYLRALVNPRDTVSMRRIVNEPKRGIGDRAEASLEVFAAREGVSFWEAMRRCDEVADLATRSRTAVAGFAGTMAELMELAESGAPADQVLEAALTRSGYLAALEKSDDPQDESRVENLAELVAVAREFVTAAATVDDDAPADPDDVDLTPGSLAAFLERVSLVADADSIPDSGDGVVTLMTLHTAKGLEFPVVFLTGLEDGIFPHMRSMGDPAELAEERRLAYVGITRARERLYLTRATSRSAWGAPSYNPASRFVEEVPDHLVDWRREASPPTQWMPSTPSVTARAQGSFRSGNVSARSTDMSGIPSLDPGDRVSHDTFGLGTVVALDGQGQNSQASVDFGSQGIKRLILRYAKLEKL; from the coding sequence ATGACCCTGCCTTTCCCCGTGCCCCCGGCCGCCGCACCCGAGCGCGCCCCCGCCCGCCGTGCTCCCCGGTCCGAGACCCTCCTCGAGGACCTCAACGACGCGCAGCGCGAGGCCGTCAGCCACCCCGGTGGGCCCCTGCTCGTCGTGGCCGGCGCCGGCTCGGGCAAGACCCGGGTGCTCACCCGGCGCATCGCCTGGCTCATGGCCGCGCGCGGCGCCCACCCCGGCTCCATCCTGGCCATCACCTTCACCAACAAGGCGGCCGCCGAGATGCGTGAGCGGGTCGCCGAGATGGTCGGCGGCGCCTCCCGCGCCATGTGGGTCTCGACCTTCCACTCCGCCTGCGTCCGCATCCTGCGCCGCGAGGCCGCCACCCTGGGGTACACGTCGTCCTTCACCGTCTACGACGCTGCCGACTCCCGCCGGCTCATGACCCTGGTGTGCCGCGACATGCAGCTGGACCCCAAGCGCGTCAACCCCCGGGCCGTGCTGGCCCACGTGTCGAACCTCAAGAACGAGCTGGTCGACCACGAGTCGGCCGCCGGCCGGGCCGAGAACCCCACCGAGGAGCTGTACGCCGAGGCCTACGGCACCTACCAGCGCCGTCTCATCGCCGCCAACGCGATGGACTTCGACGACCTCATCATGAACACCGTCCACCTGTTCCAGGCCTTTCCCGCCGTGGCCGAGTCCTACCGACGCCGGTTCCGGCACGTCCTGGTCGACGAGTACCAGGACACCAACCATGCGCAGTACTCGCTCATCCGCGAGCTGTGCGACCCGGAGTCCGACCTCCTGGTCGTCGGTGACTCCGACCAGTCCATCTACGCCTTCCGCGGGGCCAGCATCCGCAACATCCTGGAGTTCGAGGACGACTTCCCCGACGCCCGCACGATCCTGCTCGAGCAGAACTACCGCTCGACCCAGACGATCCTGTCGGCGGCCAACGCGGTCATCAGCCGCAACGAGGGCCGGCCCGAGAAGAACCTGTGGTCGGCCGAGGGCGAGGGCGAGAAGATCGTCGGCTACGTCGCCGACGACGAACGCGACGAGGCCCAGTTCATCGCCGACGAGATCGACACGCTCACCGACGACGGCGCAGCGACCCCCGCCGGCGTCGCGGTGTTCTACCGGACCAACGCCCAGAGCCGGATCTTCGAGGAGGTCTTCATCCGCGTGGGCCTGCCGTACCGCGTGGTCGGCGGGGTCAGGTTCTACGAGCGCAAGGAGGTGCGCGACGCGCTGGCCTACCTCCGGGCGCTGGTCAACCCCCGCGACACCGTCTCGATGCGCCGCATCGTCAACGAGCCCAAGCGGGGCATCGGCGACCGCGCCGAGGCCAGCCTGGAGGTGTTCGCGGCCCGCGAGGGCGTCAGCTTCTGGGAGGCGATGCGTCGCTGCGACGAGGTCGCCGACCTCGCGACCCGGTCGCGCACCGCGGTGGCGGGGTTCGCCGGCACCATGGCCGAGCTGATGGAGCTCGCCGAGTCCGGCGCCCCGGCCGACCAGGTGCTCGAGGCGGCCCTGACCCGCAGCGGCTACCTGGCCGCGCTGGAGAAGAGCGACGACCCGCAGGACGAGTCCCGGGTCGAGAACCTCGCCGAGCTCGTCGCGGTCGCCCGGGAGTTCGTGACGGCTGCCGCCACGGTCGACGACGACGCCCCGGCCGACCCCGACGACGTCGACCTCACCCCGGGCTCCCTCGCGGCGTTCCTCGAACGGGTCTCCCTGGTGGCCGATGCCGACTCGATCCCCGACTCCGGCGACGGGGTCGTCACGCTCATGACCCTGCACACCGCCAAGGGTCTGGAGTTCCCCGTGGTCTTCCTCACCGGGCTCGAGGACGGCATCTTCCCCCACATGCGGTCCATGGGGGACCCCGCCGAGCTCGCCGAGGAGCGGCGACTCGCCTACGTGGGCATCACCCGCGCCCGCGAGCGGCTGTACCTGACCCGGGCCACGAGCCGGTCGGCGTGGGGCGCACCGTCGTACAACCCGGCCTCCCGCTTCGTCGAGGAGGTGCCCGACCACCTGGTCGACTGGCGACGCGAGGCCAGCCCGCCGACCCAGTGGATGCCGTCCACCCCGTCGGTCACCGCCCGGGCGCAGGGCTCGTTCCGCTCCGGCAACGTGTCGGCCCGGTCGACCGACATGAGCGGCATCCCCTCGCTCGATCCGGGCGACCGGGTCTCGCACGACACCTTCGGTCTCGGCACGGTCGTCGCGCTCGACGGTCAGGGCCAGAACAGTCAGGCGTCGGTCGACTTCGGCTCACAGGGCATCAAGCGACTCATCCTGCGGTACGCCAAGCTCGAGAAGCTCTGA
- the zwf gene encoding glucose-6-phosphate dehydrogenase, producing the protein MKQPHLIVLFGATGDLARRKLLPGIMHLVQSGLVGDSRIIGVSLDDFDDDAFREFTRSACREFGTRAVRSESWDDFAGKLSYVNVAAGPEVLAARAAELERDLGGSPGRLHYLSVPPRSALDVVHTLAAAGLVERSRIIMEKPFGVDLASARALNAQLHQVFDEQQIFRIDHFLGKEAALNILAFRFANGLFEPIWNRNFIDHVQIDVPERLSVAGRSGFYEGTGAYKDMVVTHLFQILAFMAMEPPTALDSDAISEEKNKVFRSMLPLTPADVVRGQYQGYREEDGVSPESETETFIALKAEIDNWRWAGVPFYLRTGKQMAEGARIISIAFREPPKSMFPTGSGVGLSGPDHLTFDLADSSRMSLSFYGKRPGPGMRLDKLSMQFAMQETDRAGDVLEAYERLIHDAMQGERTLFTTAEGIERLWEVSQPLLDDPSPVRPYAPGTWGPNSVHQLIAPRAWRLPFERGWRDPNELGQ; encoded by the coding sequence ATGAAGCAGCCTCATCTCATCGTGCTGTTCGGGGCCACCGGCGACCTGGCCCGCCGCAAGCTGCTGCCGGGGATCATGCACCTGGTGCAGTCCGGTCTCGTGGGCGACTCACGGATCATCGGTGTCTCGCTCGACGACTTCGACGACGACGCCTTCCGGGAGTTCACCCGCAGCGCGTGCCGCGAGTTCGGGACGCGGGCCGTCCGCAGCGAGTCGTGGGACGACTTCGCCGGCAAGCTCAGCTACGTCAACGTCGCCGCCGGGCCGGAGGTGCTGGCGGCACGGGCGGCCGAGCTCGAACGCGATCTCGGCGGATCCCCGGGCCGGCTGCACTACCTCAGCGTCCCGCCGAGGTCCGCGCTCGACGTCGTGCACACCCTCGCGGCCGCCGGGCTGGTCGAGCGGTCCCGGATCATCATGGAGAAGCCGTTCGGCGTCGACCTGGCCAGCGCCCGGGCGCTCAACGCCCAGCTGCACCAGGTCTTCGACGAGCAGCAGATCTTCCGCATCGACCACTTCCTCGGCAAGGAGGCGGCGCTCAACATCCTGGCGTTCCGGTTCGCCAACGGTCTGTTCGAGCCGATCTGGAACCGCAACTTCATCGACCACGTGCAGATCGACGTCCCCGAGCGGCTCTCGGTCGCGGGTCGGTCGGGCTTCTACGAGGGCACCGGGGCCTACAAGGACATGGTGGTGACGCACCTGTTCCAGATCCTGGCCTTCATGGCCATGGAGCCCCCGACGGCGCTGGACTCCGACGCGATCAGTGAGGAGAAGAACAAGGTCTTCCGCTCGATGCTGCCCCTCACGCCGGCCGACGTGGTCCGTGGGCAGTACCAGGGCTACCGGGAGGAGGACGGCGTCTCCCCGGAGTCGGAGACCGAGACCTTCATCGCCCTCAAGGCCGAGATCGACAACTGGCGCTGGGCGGGCGTCCCGTTCTACCTGCGCACCGGCAAGCAGATGGCCGAGGGCGCCCGGATCATCTCGATCGCCTTCCGCGAACCGCCCAAGAGCATGTTCCCGACCGGGTCGGGGGTGGGGCTGTCGGGACCGGACCACCTCACCTTCGACCTCGCCGACTCCTCCCGCATGTCGCTGTCGTTCTACGGCAAGCGTCCCGGGCCCGGCATGCGGCTGGACAAGCTGTCGATGCAGTTCGCGATGCAGGAGACCGACCGGGCCGGGGACGTGCTCGAGGCGTACGAGCGGCTGATCCACGACGCCATGCAGGGCGAGCGCACCCTGTTCACCACGGCCGAGGGCATCGAGCGGCTGTGGGAGGTGTCGCAGCCGCTGCTGGACGACCCGTCGCCCGTGCGCCCGTACGCGCCCGGGACCTGGGGCCCCAACTCGGTGCACCAGCTGATCGCTCCGCGGGCCTGGCGGCTGCCGTTCGAGCGGGGGTGGCGCGACCCCAACGAGCTGGGTCAGTAG
- a CDS encoding alpha/beta fold hydrolase, with protein sequence MSITSVRSGDVRLAVHESGPSDAPVIIAVHGYPDTSAVWNQVVPLLDDTFRVVTYDVRGTGGSSAPRGRAAYATRHLVDDLAAVVEAVAPGRTVHLLGHDWGSVQLWDAVLTEADHPRLRGRIASFTSVSGPALELVGHFLASSARRRQYLPLARQLAKSWYVMVFQLPVLPELVLTALGQRLPRILAGGQDLQDSHWGETFVEDARRGVNLYRANSPRFTPASTRVPVQLVVPTRDAFLSPAIYADVATFAPDLRRLDVVADHWIPQAQPDVVADAVRTWVDDVEARQSRAG encoded by the coding sequence ATGAGCATCACGTCGGTCCGCTCCGGGGACGTCCGTCTGGCCGTGCACGAGAGCGGTCCGTCCGACGCCCCGGTCATCATCGCCGTCCACGGCTACCCCGACACGTCGGCGGTGTGGAACCAGGTGGTCCCGCTGCTCGACGACACGTTCCGGGTCGTCACGTACGACGTCCGCGGGACCGGCGGGTCCAGCGCCCCCCGGGGCAGGGCCGCCTACGCGACCCGGCACCTGGTCGACGACCTCGCGGCCGTGGTGGAGGCCGTGGCCCCGGGCCGCACGGTCCACCTGCTGGGCCACGACTGGGGCTCGGTCCAGCTGTGGGACGCGGTGCTGACGGAGGCGGACCATCCCCGGCTGCGCGGCAGGATCGCCTCGTTCACGTCGGTCAGCGGCCCCGCGCTGGAGCTGGTCGGACACTTCCTCGCCTCGAGCGCCCGGCGCCGTCAGTACCTGCCGCTGGCCCGACAGCTGGCCAAGTCCTGGTACGTCATGGTGTTCCAGCTGCCGGTGCTGCCCGAGCTGGTCCTCACCGCTCTGGGACAGCGTCTGCCGCGGATCCTGGCCGGCGGACAGGATTTGCAGGACAGCCACTGGGGCGAGACCTTCGTCGAGGACGCCCGACGCGGGGTCAACCTCTACCGGGCCAACTCGCCCCGCTTCACCCCGGCGTCGACCCGCGTGCCGGTGCAGCTGGTGGTGCCGACCCGCGACGCCTTCCTGTCGCCGGCGATCTACGCGGACGTCGCGACCTTCGCCCCGGACCTGCGCCGGCTCGACGTCGTGGCCGACCACTGGATCCCCCAGGCACAGCCGGACGTGGTGGCCGACGCCGTGCGGACCTGGGTCGACGACGTCGAGGCGCGCCAGTCCCGAGCGGGATGA
- a CDS encoding TetR/AcrR family transcriptional regulator: MVAPTPPVRKAPQQERSRLMVEKILTAGREVLLRDGYDAASTNKVAKQAGISPGSLYQYFADKDAVVDAVVAKYADELSDRVAASLTDQLGGPDDSLIHATLHALLDALEENEAFLRVFVDELPRTRNHERLAGVEQRVSDLMAAYLAARRGDVRDVPPSRAAWIVVRAIEQLTVRYVLDRPPMSRDELVAEVDAMVTAYLQS; this comes from the coding sequence ATGGTCGCTCCCACTCCGCCCGTCCGCAAGGCTCCGCAGCAGGAACGCTCGCGCCTCATGGTCGAGAAGATCCTGACGGCCGGCCGCGAGGTGCTGCTGCGCGACGGCTACGACGCCGCCTCCACCAACAAGGTCGCCAAGCAGGCGGGGATCAGCCCCGGCTCGCTCTACCAGTACTTCGCCGACAAGGACGCGGTCGTCGACGCGGTGGTGGCGAAGTACGCCGACGAGCTGTCCGACCGGGTCGCGGCCTCACTGACCGACCAGCTCGGGGGCCCCGACGACTCCCTCATCCACGCCACCCTGCACGCGCTGCTCGACGCCCTGGAGGAGAACGAGGCGTTCCTGCGCGTCTTCGTCGACGAGCTGCCGCGCACCCGCAACCACGAGCGCCTGGCCGGCGTCGAACAGCGGGTCTCGGACCTCATGGCCGCCTACCTCGCCGCCCGGCGGGGCGACGTGCGAGACGTGCCCCCGTCGCGGGCGGCCTGGATCGTGGTCCGCGCCATCGAGCAGCTCACGGTGCGGTACGTGCTGGACCGACCGCCGATGAGCCGCGACGAGCTGGTGGCCGAGGTCGACGCCATGGTCACGGCCTACCTGCAGTCCTGA
- a CDS encoding oxygenase MpaB family protein, with translation MSVTTPSEAPVVLPTRFRAAEARGARMGRLLRPLGRVRQVDEDLMTRLGRGLMEVDETGAALARAMRRPAGDPARVSMAQLKQATDHGIDTVEDAPAALVEFFTRVEATPAWVDLDLVDEGARVFRRLGQNAADVLLQLSLIGGYRFGGPTDLLVATGGLVGDTTMRRLGETQKWAVAVGQPGAMRRGGEGWALTVHVRAMHALVNEGFAHRWDAARWGRPINQTDQAATLGLFSGVVLVGCRSLGARITRDESLAVMHLWKYVGWLMGVDGQWLVDTEREQHHLNYHVLLAQDDLTEAGPALTQAIVEAQGSLHITAFTRLRRHYARERLLSMLTVFLGPRSMRELGLPLRPPWAFALAHLLNVVRYRIVGRSAWGEQALQAWGARVRARTMSRYFGTSTPEIGRLTV, from the coding sequence ATGAGCGTCACCACCCCGTCCGAGGCTCCTGTCGTGCTGCCCACGCGGTTCCGGGCCGCCGAGGCGCGGGGCGCCCGCATGGGGCGCTTGCTGCGGCCGCTCGGTCGGGTCCGGCAGGTCGACGAGGACCTGATGACCCGGCTCGGCCGTGGCCTGATGGAGGTCGACGAGACCGGGGCGGCGCTGGCCCGGGCGATGCGGCGGCCGGCCGGCGACCCCGCGCGGGTGTCGATGGCACAGCTGAAGCAGGCGACCGACCACGGCATCGACACCGTCGAGGACGCACCGGCGGCGCTGGTCGAGTTCTTCACGCGCGTCGAGGCCACCCCCGCGTGGGTCGACCTCGACCTCGTCGACGAGGGCGCGCGCGTGTTCCGGCGGCTCGGTCAGAACGCGGCCGACGTGCTGCTGCAGCTGTCCCTGATCGGCGGCTACCGCTTCGGCGGCCCGACGGACCTGCTGGTGGCCACCGGCGGGCTGGTGGGCGACACCACGATGCGGCGGCTGGGGGAGACGCAGAAGTGGGCGGTGGCCGTCGGTCAGCCGGGTGCGATGCGTCGTGGCGGGGAGGGATGGGCACTGACCGTGCACGTCCGGGCCATGCACGCGCTGGTCAACGAGGGGTTCGCCCACCGGTGGGACGCCGCCCGGTGGGGCCGGCCGATCAACCAGACCGACCAGGCGGCGACGCTGGGGCTCTTCAGCGGCGTGGTGCTGGTGGGGTGCCGATCGCTGGGCGCGCGGATCACCCGTGACGAGTCACTGGCCGTGATGCACCTGTGGAAGTACGTCGGCTGGCTGATGGGGGTCGACGGGCAGTGGTTGGTCGACACCGAACGCGAGCAGCACCACCTCAACTACCACGTGCTGCTCGCGCAGGACGACCTGACCGAGGCCGGGCCGGCGTTGACGCAGGCCATCGTCGAGGCGCAGGGGTCACTGCACATCACGGCCTTCACCCGGCTGCGACGGCACTATGCGAGGGAGCGCCTGCTGAGCATGCTGACGGTCTTCCTCGGTCCGCGGAGCATGCGGGAGCTGGGCCTGCCGCTGCGGCCGCCGTGGGCGTTCGCGCTGGCCCACCTGCTCAACGTCGTGCGCTACCGCATCGTGGGTCGCAGCGCGTGGGGTGAGCAGGCGCTGCAGGCGTGGGGCGCACGGGTGCGGGCGCGCACGATGAGTCGCTACTTCGGGACGTCCACCCCGGAGATCGGGAGGCTCACGGTGTGA
- the sucC gene encoding ADP-forming succinate--CoA ligase subunit beta encodes MDLMEYQAKELFAKHGVPVTTGIVATTPDEAKAAAEQLGVVVVKAQVKAGGRGKAGGVKLAKTPDEAHQHASNILGMQIKGLTVNRVLIAPAATIEEEYYFSFLLDRANRSYLCIASVEGGVEIEEVAKTNPDAVKQIPIDAGAGVDDAKAREIVAEAGFPEALTEQAVTTVLTLWKTFVEEDATLVEVNPLARLEGDVLEALDGKVSLDENAEFRHDDHAGFEDKAAADPLEAKAKAKGLNYVKLDGEVGIIGNGAGLVMSTLDVVAYAGEKHGGVKPANFLDIGGGASAQVMADGLDVILGDDQVKSVFVNVFGGITSCDAVANGIKGALELLGDNATKPLVVRLDGNNVDEGRAILDELNHPLVTQVETMDGAADKAAELANGQGA; translated from the coding sequence GTGGATCTGATGGAATACCAGGCGAAGGAACTCTTCGCCAAGCACGGCGTACCGGTCACGACCGGCATCGTCGCCACCACCCCCGACGAGGCGAAGGCCGCTGCCGAGCAGCTCGGTGTCGTCGTCGTCAAGGCCCAGGTCAAGGCGGGCGGGCGAGGCAAGGCCGGCGGCGTCAAGCTGGCGAAGACGCCGGACGAGGCGCATCAGCACGCGTCGAACATCCTCGGCATGCAGATCAAGGGCCTGACGGTGAACCGGGTGCTCATCGCGCCCGCGGCGACCATCGAGGAGGAGTACTACTTCTCCTTCCTGCTGGACCGCGCGAACCGCAGCTACCTCTGCATCGCGAGCGTCGAGGGCGGTGTCGAGATCGAGGAGGTCGCGAAGACCAACCCCGACGCCGTCAAGCAGATCCCGATCGACGCCGGTGCCGGGGTCGACGACGCCAAGGCCCGCGAGATCGTCGCGGAGGCCGGATTCCCCGAGGCCCTCACCGAGCAGGCCGTCACCACGGTCCTGACGCTGTGGAAGACCTTCGTGGAGGAGGACGCGACCCTCGTCGAGGTCAACCCGCTGGCGCGTCTGGAGGGCGACGTGCTCGAGGCGCTGGACGGCAAGGTCTCGCTCGACGAGAACGCCGAGTTCCGCCACGACGACCACGCCGGCTTCGAGGACAAGGCCGCGGCCGACCCGCTGGAGGCCAAGGCCAAGGCCAAGGGCCTCAACTACGTCAAGCTCGACGGCGAGGTCGGCATCATCGGCAACGGGGCGGGGCTCGTCATGAGCACCCTCGACGTCGTCGCCTACGCCGGGGAGAAGCACGGCGGCGTGAAGCCCGCCAACTTCCTCGACATCGGCGGAGGAGCCTCGGCGCAGGTCATGGCCGACGGCCTCGACGTGATCCTCGGGGACGACCAGGTCAAGAGCGTGTTCGTCAACGTGTTCGGCGGCATCACGTCCTGCGACGCGGTCGCCAACGGCATCAAGGGCGCGCTGGAGCTGCTCGGCGACAACGCCACCAAGCCGCTGGTCGTGCGCCTCGACGGCAACAACGTCGACGAGGGTCGCGCGATCCTCGACGAGCTGAACCACCCGCTGGTGACGCAGGTCGAGACGATGGACGGCGCCGCCGACAAGGCCGCCGAACTCGCCAACGGACAGGGAGCCTGA
- a CDS encoding GntR family transcriptional regulator yields the protein MITVSVDPGSGEAPFEQVRRQVAAAATSGTLGPGHKLPTVRQLAADLGLAVNTVARAYRELEADGVIETHGRRGTFIASTRTADPDATAAAATFVDVARRRGLGRDEAVRLVEQQWPRV from the coding sequence GTGATCACCGTCTCGGTCGACCCCGGCTCCGGTGAGGCGCCGTTCGAGCAGGTCCGTCGCCAGGTCGCCGCGGCCGCGACGTCCGGGACCCTCGGCCCGGGTCACAAGCTGCCCACCGTGCGCCAGCTCGCCGCGGACCTGGGTCTGGCCGTCAACACCGTCGCCCGGGCCTACCGCGAGCTCGAGGCCGACGGCGTCATCGAGACCCACGGCCGCCGAGGCACGTTCATCGCCAGCACCCGCACCGCCGACCCGGACGCGACCGCGGCGGCAGCGACGTTCGTCGACGTCGCCCGTCGGCGGGGGCTGGGACGCGACGAGGCGGTCCGGCTCGTGGAGCAGCAGTGGCCCCGGGTGTGA